A window from Cinclus cinclus chromosome 4, bCinCin1.1, whole genome shotgun sequence encodes these proteins:
- the LOC134042977 gene encoding lactosylceramide 4-alpha-galactosyltransferase-like has translation MPSCLLKLTRVVLSHKPWALFILIFVFVSFAYVKLYLGIWEDPKSRVPTYSLSAEISCAHYVPSPPDIADGHSPSTGKVFFVETSQQTTPSYLFSCSVESAARTHPASRVVVLMRGLVKKNASLPKHWAFSLLSCFPNVEIQPLDLTELFSGTPLKRWYLWPLRHWEPYFLPVLSDACRIVLMWKFGGIYLDTDFIVLKNLQNLTNALGIQDHDVLNGAFLSFKPKHKFMKLCMQDFVEDYNGWVWGHQGPELLTRVFKKWCSIRTIESMRCKGVRALAPEVVYPIPWQDWKKLFEAVSASELHKLLKNTYAVHIWNKLSHGTKLEIPSQALLAQLYSQFCPATYAKMKQDSEQLSRHAV, from the coding sequence ATGCCCAGCTGCCTCCTAAAGCTGACCAGGGTGGTGCTGAGCCACAAGCCCTGGGCCCTGTTTATCCTCATCTTTGTGTTCGTATCCTTTGCCTACGTCAAGCTGTATTTGGGAATCTGGGAGGACCCAAAGAGCAGAGTCCCCACCTACAGTTTGTCTGCTGAGATCAGCTGTGCTCACTATGTGCCTTCTCCCCCCGACATTGCTGATGGACACTCTCCTTCCACAGGAAAGGTATTTTTTGTGGAGACCTCGCAGCAAACTACCCCAAGTTACCTGTTCTCATGCTCTGTGGAATCAGCAGCCAGGACACACCCTGCATCAAGAGTCGTGGTGCTCATGAGAGGCTTGGTCAAAAAAAATGCCTCCTTACCCAAGCACTGGGCTTTCTCCTTGCTGAGCTGCTTCCCCAATGTGGAAATTCAGCCCCTGGACTTGACAGAGCTCTTTTCTGGAACACCTCTGAAAAGGTGGTACTTGTGGCCGCTGCGGCACTGGGAGCCTTATTTTTTACCTGTCCTGTCTGACGCCTGCAGGATTGTCCTCATGTGGAAATTTGGTGGCATCTACCTGGATACAGACTTCATTGTGCTTAAGAACTTACAGAACCTCACCAATGCCCTCGGGATTCAGGATCACGATGTATTGAATGGAGCCTTTCTGTCCTTTAAGCCCAAGCACAAATTCATGAAGCTTTGCATGCAGGACTTTGTGGAGGACTACAATGGCTGGGTTTGGGGGCACCAGGGCCCAGAGCTCCTAACTCGTGTCTTCAAGAAGTGGTGTTCCATCCGGACTATCGAGAGCATGCGCTGCAAAGGTGTGAGGGCTCTTGCCCCAGAAGTCGTTTATCCTATTCCCTGGCAGGACTGGAAGAAGTTGTTTGAGGCAGTCAGTGCCTCGGAGCTTCACAAACTCCTTAAGAACACCTATGCAGTGCACATATGGAACAAGCTGAGCCATGGGACCAAGTTAGAGATCCcctcccaggctctgctggctcagctcTATTCCCAGTTCTGCCCTGCCACCTACGCAAAGATGAAACAGGATTCGGAACAGTTGTCAAGGCATGCAGTGTGA